The following proteins are co-located in the Polystyrenella longa genome:
- a CDS encoding OmpH family outer membrane protein, with the protein MKKLVLSITAVAVMGIILSTCTVATAQNSAGGSSAPHKIGLIDMAHIFKNYEKFKDERKQIEEDLKSASEGAKSKRLEIEKLQEILKGISPTSSEFSVREKEVAGAVADFQADASAIKRELVMKEADLYKRTYLEVTDIISKYAKAYNYTLILRYSAETVEADDGPQDVMRKMGSQVVFHQESDDITNAVLKFMNDQYKPSAASRGTGTRK; encoded by the coding sequence GTGAAAAAACTAGTTTTGTCAATCACCGCCGTTGCTGTCATGGGAATCATTCTTTCAACCTGTACGGTCGCCACCGCACAGAATTCAGCCGGTGGTTCAAGTGCACCACATAAAATCGGTTTGATTGACATGGCTCACATCTTCAAGAACTACGAAAAGTTCAAAGATGAGCGTAAACAAATCGAGGAAGATCTCAAATCAGCATCGGAAGGTGCTAAAAGTAAGCGTCTCGAAATTGAAAAATTACAGGAAATCCTGAAGGGTATCAGCCCTACCTCCTCTGAATTCAGCGTCAGAGAAAAAGAAGTAGCGGGAGCCGTCGCTGATTTTCAGGCCGATGCCAGCGCGATTAAACGTGAACTGGTCATGAAAGAGGCGGATCTGTATAAACGGACTTATCTGGAAGTCACTGACATCATCAGTAAGTATGCTAAAGCCTACAACTACACACTTATCTTGCGATACAGTGCAGAAACAGTGGAAGCAGATGATGGCCCACAAGACGTCATGCGTAAAATGGGCAGCCAGGTTGTCTTCCATCAGGAAAGCGACGATATCACCAACGCAGTCCTGAAATTCATGAATGATCAATACAAACCTTCGGCCGCAAGTCGCGGAACCGGAACCCGAAAATAG
- the lpxC gene encoding UDP-3-O-acyl-N-acetylglucosamine deacetylase produces MTASSRSQTRQQQTIKKSVSCRGIGFITGAEIEVHFHPAHTNTGIQFQRTDQAGLPVIPALVEYCVPRQRRTALQNGECSLELTEHVLAALAGLQIDNCLVEVSGVELPGGDGSSLIFTEPLLEAGIEVQSAPRQVLVIDRQISVKNDQRMELFVRPANQAEMQIGYQLDYGPRSPIFPQVFHLSISPETFQRELAASRTFVLQDEVEALRALGYGKRTTYQDLLVYGPEGVIDNKPRFVDECVRHKMLDCVGDFALLGCDIHGYFQAYRSGHELNRKLIRQIRTEYRGELESGSRQKVA; encoded by the coding sequence GTGACCGCAAGCAGTCGATCGCAGACTCGCCAACAACAGACCATTAAAAAGTCTGTCTCATGCCGGGGTATCGGTTTCATCACCGGTGCGGAGATCGAAGTCCACTTTCATCCTGCCCACACAAATACGGGAATTCAGTTTCAACGAACAGATCAAGCCGGTCTCCCTGTGATACCAGCCCTGGTTGAATACTGTGTTCCTCGACAACGTCGAACAGCGTTACAGAATGGGGAATGTTCACTCGAGCTGACCGAACACGTTCTCGCTGCCCTGGCTGGGTTGCAGATCGATAACTGTCTGGTCGAAGTGAGCGGCGTCGAGTTACCCGGTGGAGACGGATCAAGTCTGATCTTCACCGAACCGTTGCTCGAAGCAGGTATCGAAGTTCAATCGGCACCTCGTCAGGTGCTGGTGATTGACCGGCAGATATCTGTTAAAAACGATCAACGGATGGAGTTATTTGTCCGACCTGCAAATCAGGCTGAAATGCAGATTGGGTATCAACTCGATTACGGTCCTCGCTCGCCGATATTTCCACAGGTTTTTCATCTTTCCATCTCTCCGGAAACTTTCCAGAGGGAGCTCGCCGCCAGTCGCACTTTTGTACTTCAGGATGAAGTTGAAGCACTTCGGGCATTGGGTTATGGAAAGCGGACCACCTACCAGGATCTCCTGGTGTACGGTCCGGAAGGAGTCATTGATAATAAGCCAAGATTTGTTGACGAATGTGTTCGTCATAAAATGTTGGATTGCGTTGGGGATTTTGCTCTACTGGGTTGCGATATTCACGGATACTTCCAGGCCTATCGTTCTGGTCACGAGTTAAATCGAAAACTAATCCGTCAAATTCGCACCGAGTATCGGGGGGAGTTGGAATCAGGCTCACGCCAAAAAGTGGCCTGA
- the lpxA gene encoding acyl-ACP--UDP-N-acetylglucosamine O-acyltransferase, translating into MSRKISHLAYVDPRAELADDVEVGPFCYVGPRVALGRGCRLDSHVTLVGHTIVGERNRFYPNAVVGADPQDISYQESETEVIIGDDNVFREGVTVNRGAEKEDHVTRIGNRNMLMANSHVAHNCHIHNGVILVNGVLLGGHVHVHDGAIISGNCVVHHFSTIGKLSFVSGGCRVPHDIPPFMLAAGSDNPTIRTINLVGMQRSGISRETISLIKRAYKMLYREFKTLDEIRELFSTELETVLPIELASLLTFIDQQRKGRMGRAREAFRNTPASADGSKERRAA; encoded by the coding sequence ATGTCTCGGAAGATTTCACATTTAGCTTATGTCGATCCGCGAGCGGAACTAGCCGATGACGTTGAAGTCGGCCCGTTTTGTTATGTAGGTCCGCGAGTCGCCTTGGGACGAGGCTGTCGATTAGACAGTCACGTAACTCTGGTTGGCCACACGATTGTCGGGGAGCGTAACCGCTTCTATCCGAACGCCGTTGTGGGTGCGGATCCGCAGGATATCAGTTACCAGGAATCGGAAACAGAAGTCATCATTGGAGATGACAACGTTTTCCGTGAAGGGGTAACCGTTAATCGTGGAGCGGAAAAAGAAGATCACGTTACGCGCATCGGCAATCGAAATATGCTGATGGCGAACAGCCACGTCGCGCACAACTGCCATATCCATAATGGGGTCATCCTGGTGAATGGTGTGCTGCTGGGTGGTCACGTGCATGTTCACGATGGTGCCATCATCTCGGGGAACTGCGTCGTGCACCATTTCTCGACGATTGGCAAACTGTCATTCGTCAGCGGTGGCTGCCGTGTACCACACGACATTCCTCCCTTCATGCTAGCTGCGGGAAGTGATAATCCGACAATCCGGACAATCAATCTCGTCGGGATGCAACGTTCGGGAATCAGTCGAGAGACCATCAGCCTGATCAAACGCGCCTACAAAATGCTGTACCGCGAGTTCAAGACGCTCGATGAAATTCGGGAATTATTCTCGACTGAACTGGAAACTGTACTGCCCATCGAACTGGCGAGTTTGTTAACATTTATCGATCAACAACGCAAAGGACGCATGGGCCGCGCTAGGGAAGCGTTTCGGAATACCCCTGCATCTGCCGATGGATCGAAAGAACGGAGAGCGGCATGA
- a CDS encoding Gfo/Idh/MocA family protein produces MSRLKLGVIGVGALGRHHARILSEMNGVDLVGVAEVNPEQGQSVAAACNTTWYTDPNELLDKVDAASIVVPSIYHLDVAKKFISRGLPVMIEKPLAATYADASRIFELAEKHSCLVQVGHIERFNPAFQMVADSCSTPKYIRCERLAPFTFRSTDIGVVHDLMIHDIDLVLALNNSPLARVEAFGASVVSDHEDCAQARLHFENGCIADLNASRIHPEARRTLHCWGYEGSFTADLNTREVSSFKPGETLKHGPSLTERSRRPGADIEQMKQDIFGKQIEMDQVTLPKVDALTAELQNFVDSILQGVQPVVNAQAGLSAMEVAEAVLTSIKSHQWEGSKAGPVGPHFEIPAAAGLRVA; encoded by the coding sequence ATGAGCCGGTTGAAACTGGGCGTAATCGGTGTCGGAGCACTGGGTCGACACCATGCTCGAATTCTATCCGAGATGAACGGAGTCGATCTAGTCGGCGTCGCGGAAGTCAATCCCGAACAGGGTCAATCCGTCGCGGCTGCCTGCAATACAACCTGGTACACCGACCCGAACGAATTGCTCGACAAAGTCGATGCGGCCTCCATTGTCGTTCCTTCTATCTATCACCTGGACGTCGCTAAAAAATTCATCAGCCGCGGCTTACCCGTGATGATCGAGAAACCGCTTGCTGCAACCTATGCCGACGCTTCGCGTATTTTTGAACTTGCTGAAAAGCACTCCTGTCTGGTTCAAGTAGGACATATCGAACGGTTTAATCCCGCTTTCCAGATGGTGGCCGATAGCTGTTCCACTCCTAAATACATTCGCTGCGAGCGCCTCGCCCCGTTTACCTTCCGATCTACAGACATCGGCGTCGTCCATGACCTGATGATCCACGATATCGATCTGGTCCTCGCACTCAACAATTCGCCGCTCGCCCGCGTGGAAGCTTTCGGCGCTTCTGTCGTCAGCGACCACGAAGACTGCGCCCAAGCCCGGCTACACTTTGAAAATGGCTGCATCGCCGACTTGAATGCCAGCCGGATTCACCCCGAAGCCCGCCGCACTCTGCATTGCTGGGGTTATGAGGGAAGTTTCACCGCCGACCTGAACACACGAGAAGTCTCATCTTTCAAACCGGGCGAAACATTAAAACATGGTCCATCGCTGACGGAACGGTCTCGACGACCGGGGGCCGATATCGAACAGATGAAACAAGACATCTTCGGTAAACAAATCGAAATGGATCAGGTCACTCTTCCGAAAGTGGATGCACTGACGGCCGAGTTACAGAACTTCGTCGACAGCATTCTGCAGGGTGTTCAACCTGTCGTAAACGCCCAAGCGGGTCTCTCCGCCATGGAAGTCGCCGAAGCCGTCCTTACGTCGATTAAGAGCCATCAATGGGAAGGTTCGAAAGCAGGCCCAGTTGGACCGCATTTCGAAATTCCCGCCGCAGCCGGTCTGCGGGTCGCTTAA